The stretch of DNA ttattttaattaaattaagtaaaaaatataagtttaagaatataattgaaataataaaaaaatttaatttaaaaaacataaaaataaagagagaaaaataagttgGGCGAAAAGTATAGTGTGCCACATACACTGAAATAATGAATGGGAGGGGACCCGAGGCAGCCACCTGAGTTGAGTTGATTGCGATGAATATGAGAAAGGTGTTGAGTTTATTACAATAAATCAGATAATGGAGTTGATTAATAATTAGGAGTCAGgtcctaaaaaaaatatataataatgggGTAGCACATATACGTATTATGTGTATATGATAATGGGGGAGTGGGATATTGATGAATTATATGATATAGCTACATAGATTCTAGACTAAGGAAAGACAAGGAGAAAAACCCGAGTCTTCTGTTCTACCATTTCACCATTTCAAATCTCtccactattttatttttatccatgGAGGCccatccttttcttttctttcttttctttagtgtttttttttttttcacactccCACCTTTTTGAAACCAGGGTGAACGTTCCATGTCTCCCCTCCAGCTattatactctctctctctctctcaccattcaatatatatatcatatagaaTCATCAAGAAGGTGGGGTGacaataaagagaaagaaagcagCTAGCCCCAGCAGCTTCACAAGAGTACATAGTCGACAACATGGGGAGAGCTCCTTGCTGTGACAAAGCCAACGTCAAGAAAGGGCCATGGTCGCCGGAGGAAGACGCCAAGCTCAAGGCTTACATTCAGGAGAATGGCACCGGCGGCAACTGGATTGCCTTGCCCCAGAAGATTGGTACTCCCTCACTCACTCATATCGATCTCACACATCCATCCAAACTTTCCATATGATCTACTAATTcataatccttttttttttttttttttgcatctgACGAgacaaaaaagtaaattataactGTGTTTTAATGTATATATGGCTTAATTATTAGGTCTTAAGAGATGCGGGAAAAGTTGCAGGCTTAGATGGTTGAATTATCTCCGGCCCAACATCAAGCATGGAGGGTTTTCAGAGGAAGAAGACAACATAATTTGCAGCCTCTTCTTGAAGATTGGCAGcaggtatatatataatataattaagctTCTCTTCAGTACTACCAAATTCATACTTCTTAGCAGCCTCTTCTCCTTTTTGTACAGCCAATGGTTAGTCTGCTTGATTCAAGGTTTTCTatctagccaaaaaaaaaatcgtgcTGGATAGGCTTTTTCATAAAGATCTAACATGTGTTCTTCTTGAAGGTGGTCTATTATTGCGGCGCACTTGCCGGGGCGCACTGATAATGATATCAAGAACTACTGGAACACCAGGCTGAAGAAAAGGGTCATGGGCAAACAACGCAAGGAACAGCAGGCCCGCCGAGCCAGCGGCTTCCACCAAGAGAACAAGACCAATTCCATTGTTTCTGAGGTGGTGAACCCAATTCCCTACTGGCCGGAGCTGCCTGTATCCGTACCAATGGCGAATCCGATCCTGCGAGATGGTTGTCTCAACAAGGATCAAGCATCTATACGGAAAATACTGGTTAGCAGGCAACAGCAGCTCATATTCTCATCCAAGCAACAACAGCTCATATTTGGTGATGAAGATCGTAATCAGCCAAGCAACAACAGTTCATATTCTCAGTACCCTAATTCAGATATTATTCTCCCCTCACAAGATCATATTAGCTACGATAATCCCATCAACCCATTTGAGTCTTCAGTGGCCATGAGTTCCATGAATAGTATGTTTGAAGGATTCAACAGCTACCAGCAGAATATCGGGGTCGGTGAATTTGGCTGCAATATTATTCCTCAGCAAGTAGATGGGTTAGCGTTGGAGAGTATTGGTGGGGTGCAGATGGTGAGTGGCAGCAGTGAAACTAGTCCTGCAGAAAGTTCTAACTGGGGAGATATGAACTTCCTCGAGTATCCCCCTGTGGCCTCCAATTTTGAAGCGTTTCAGAAGCTGTTGTTACAAGATTGACAGAGGAATTGAGGTAGTTGGGCTACAATTGCGTTGGTGGTGTATATTAATCCTAAAATTAAATACCTTTGGGATTTAGCTTTATTCACGTTTCAGCATATATGTTCTGTCGTCGAACTTGCTCggaaatttgtttgtttgatttatttGCACTATTACTTTCGTTCTGACATATATGTGagttttcttgtattttcttgaTTTGAATATACTAGCTCGTCTGCTTGTATACTCTGAATTCATTTTACTGTAAGTTCTGGGctgaaattttttctttcatcgaTGAAGAAATAGAATCTTGTTTAAGAGCTTATATAATTGGAATCTGGAACTGGGGGACATTATTGTTACACCGCCACCCCGCCCAATTCTACTGGGGTTTTATTTTTGGTGACATATatagaatttttgaggaaattaGGAGCACAAGAACAAAATTAACCTCAACTAGGGCATACCTAGGAGTACCTTAATTCCTAAGCAGGTCTTTAATCAGCGCTTGGGCTGCCCATTAATGCTAGTTCAGGTTCCAATATTAGACATAGCgagacataaaatatatatattcatgagcTAACTTGGCACTATCTCCTAATCAAAACCCTAAAGCGTGCTTGATTACGTTTCTTCTCTATACGCGAATTGAATTGGGTATTATAGAGTTTTTCAATCTGCAAAGGGTAATAGGAGTGATCGAATAAAGGAGCCCTTGAAGTTTCGGCATCAACTCCCTTGGCTATATTATATAGCGTGTAGAGTATCCCAGTGGCTCCATTCCTTTATTGTTATCTCCATGTCTGcaacttaattataaaaataagtggaggaaatcaacaaataaataaaataaaaaagtgcaCTCCCACATGAAGGTATTTGTATATCGACTGGATGAGGCTATATATGATCTCAACAATATTGTGTTGGCTTCGTAGCAGCTTTTCTGTACTGTAATTGACTAAGGATTTTTGCTTTTGAATTTGCAGAAGTTGTAGGTTATTGTCTCCAGTGTATATGCAGATAGGTTGGACTCTTGTTAAACTCCATATCCTAGTGATTCTCTTCttttcattaactttaaaaagcTTGTCCAGCATTATGAGACAAGAGATAACATCGTGCAAATGATATAAATGGTAGCTGGTCccattgaaattaattaaatgaattctAGCTAGCTACACAGTATATATTGTGACGGCAAGTGAATGCCTTTATTGAGTTTGATTCCATTTTCCTTCTGAAATCTGTGGATGAAATCAAACGAGAGCCATTTGGTGCCAAAGATATATAAACGGATATTCAGATAATCGCTCCTGGGTTTTTTGCTCCAACAAGTACTTAATTTCCAGGTGTATGTATATCAAGCTTTGACATTGTTAGATCATAATGATGATGAATTAATCCTactaattattaatatgaaattaattagtGACAACTAGCTAGTTTCTTCCTGCAGCTGGTTTTTGCAGAAGTTGACCGTTGtggttattatttattctaGAGTTGAATTATCATCATTCTTTTTTAGGTAAAGTAACATTTAAAAGAGGTGATCTACCcaacaattttataaaagaGCTATAAAACCAACGAGGTAATCTAGCCAACAATCTTACAAAACAATTATAAACCAACGAGATCCAACAAAACTTACAACAATCCTCTCAAACCAGACTAAGGAtgagaaaatatatatctatccatatatatatataagttctAGTATGGAACTAACACCAAATTGAGCCTTTTGGGATTACCGCTATTGCGCGTTCTTTTGTCGCTTGTGCCCTCGATTTTGACAGAGAAAATAAATCGTAGATGGAGAATTTACCTCATTGCATAACGTAAAAAATCGAATCCACGACTTATTGGTGCGAATTCTAATTTATCATGATCTAATCACTTAACCTATGTGTTGGAAGCACCAAATTGAGCTTCTTGAAGGCATAGAGATAAGCACAAAGAGCAAGATATGGAGGAAATAATGTTTCGACAAGAAAAAGTCACCTATCCCTTCAACAGTCTTATTTGCAGTTCAAGGACCCTAGACAAAAGTCTATGAAGAGGAACTATAACAACTAGCTAGCTGTAAAAAAGCTATACAAAATACTGATTCTTTGTTCGTTACATTCTCGATTTGTAAGACAGATCAATCCAATGACCACTCATATTGGAAAAGGGAAGGGTGATCAGAGGCAGGTTAAATCTGCTAGGTCACTAATCCATTAATAATAGCTTAAAGATCAACTATCAATGTTGCTCCACCGGCCATGAGTTGTAGAGAACACCTTGAAACCTTACTGATCAAGATTGAAGAAGTCCTTTTAAATACCATTGAGCAAAGATTTGAGGCTACCGGCTCTTAGGATTAAATTCATAATCCTAAATAGTAGAagagaaataatcaaaataaatatgaagaatACATGAAATTTATAATGATTCATTCTTAATGTGAGAGTTACGTTTACTGTTGTCGCTATATGTTTTTTGTTGTAGTTATGTGAAGCTTCAAACGACATTGTTTATGGAGGGGGCAGGAGGGTCTTTTGGCAACCCTCAAGGCAGCCCAAAATGGTAGCGTTTTGGGCCCTTGGGCGGATGGCCAAAACGGCAACTGCCCCTACTGTTTCACTTGGCGTGCTTCATCTTGTCTTTTAGCTTGCCTATTCGCCGATAGTCGATGCTGCTTGCTGTGCCTTTATACGATGCAATCTGCACCGCTGATGTCCCTTTTATATGATCAACAGTCGCCTCGAGATTAGTAGC from Diospyros lotus cultivar Yz01 chromosome 6, ASM1463336v1, whole genome shotgun sequence encodes:
- the LOC127804202 gene encoding transcription factor RAX3-like, translating into MGRAPCCDKANVKKGPWSPEEDAKLKAYIQENGTGGNWIALPQKIGLKRCGKSCRLRWLNYLRPNIKHGGFSEEEDNIICSLFLKIGSRWSIIAAHLPGRTDNDIKNYWNTRLKKRVMGKQRKEQQARRASGFHQENKTNSIVSEVVNPIPYWPELPVSVPMANPILRDGCLNKDQASIRKILVSRQQQLIFSSKQQQLIFGDEDRNQPSNNSSYSQYPNSDIILPSQDHISYDNPINPFESSVAMSSMNSMFEGFNSYQQNIGVGEFGCNIIPQQVDGLALESIGGVQMVSGSSETSPAESSNWGDMNFLEYPPVASNFEAFQKLLLQD